A genomic stretch from Chiloscyllium punctatum isolate Juve2018m chromosome 40, sChiPun1.3, whole genome shotgun sequence includes:
- the LOC140464536 gene encoding zinc finger protein GLIS2-like isoform X2, with product MIGGGRQLRRRAVTVRMHSLDEPLDLKLSISKLRMMRGKKQKVYETTEESSARRELKMTSDRTAIITPASPQSIQSGLSISSKDQEKLDLHFSPARRSDSIVDLSLSPGSGLDSPPGSAALPEELQNGDDVSPSVSTEPQPIRFLEGSQGSQTLQFFLPLGSTSPVHLPSPLLVTPPKEMHNLLELPMEQLACRWHKDLVDHVNDFHVKPEKETGYCCHWEGCARRGKGFNARYKMLIHIRTHTNEKPHRCPTCNKSFSRLENLKIHNRSHTGEKPYICPYEGCNKRYSNSSDRFKHTRTHYVDKPYYCKMPGCHKRYTDPSSLRKHIKAHGHFVSPEQQGMLKIRPSTKNPVPSEMPYLNGTQIIIPNPAAIFGNHPLQALGTSLPIPIHPTPLDLSPLTCSTVGSAAITAIPSSVISLNSTPINLTKTSLMASPFSASTLGLPLMSLVAGSHGNLGRLSTSKGKAAGCRKRDGTVKNLPSDKELQERVEARLRPTTESLSMLPGAVIDLSSGINTIPAADSLPPGWVVIPPGSVLLKPAVVN from the exons AGCTGTTACTGTGAGGATGCATTCTCTGGATGAGCCCTTGGATCTGAAGCTCAGCATTTCCAAGCTTCGGATGAtgaggggcaagaaacagaaagtCTATGAGACGACCGAGGAGAGCAGTGCCCGAAGAGAATTGAAGATGACATCTGACAGGACAGCCATCATCACACCAGCATCTCCTCAATCCATCCAGTCTG GTCTGTCAATCAgttccaaggatcaggagaagtTGGACTTGCATTTCTCTCCTGCCCGGAGGTCAGACTCCATTGTGGATCTCAGCTTGTCCCCAGGTTCTGGCCTTGATTCTCCCCCTGGATCAGCTGCACTGCCTGAGGAGCTGCAGAATGGTGACGATGTGTCACCCAGTGTCAGTACT GAACCACAGCCAATCCGCTTTCTGGAAGGAAGTCAGGGTTCACAGACATTGCAGTTTTTCCTGCCTTTGGGTTCCACCAGCCCAGTGCACCTCCCATCCCCTTTACTGGTGACACCTCCGAAAGAAATGCACAACTTGCTGGAGCTCCCTATGGAACAGCTAGCATGCAGGTGGCACAAG GATCTGGTGGACCATGTGAATGACTTTCATGTAAAACCAGAGAAGGAGACCGGTTACTGTTGCCACTGGGAAGGCTGTGCTCGGAGAGGAAAGGGATTTAATGCCAG GTACAAGATGTTGATTCACATCCGAACTCACACCAATGAGAAGCCCCATCGCTGCCCGACCTGTAACAAGAGCTTCTCTCGCCTGGAGAACCTCAAAATACATAACCGATCGCACACAG gTGAGAAGCCCTACATCTGTCCTTATGAAGGCTGCAATAAACGATACTCCAACTCCAGTGACCGATTCAAACACACCCGGACACATTACGTGGACAAACCATATTACTGCAAAATGCCTGGCTGCCATAAGAGGTAcacagatcccagctccctccgcAAGCATATCAAAGCTCACGGCCACTTTGTGTCCCCAGAACAACAAGGAATGCTGAAAATTCGACCGTCAACCAAGAATCCAGTACCATCAGAAATGCCTTACTTAAACGGGACACAGATTATAATTCCCAATCCAGCTGCCATCTTTGGAAATCATCCCCTCCAGGCATTGGGAACCTCACTGCCTATTCCAATACACCCTACACCTCTGGACCTCAGCCCGTTGACGTGCAGCACTGTTGGATCTGCTGCAATCACAGCCATTCCTAGCTCTGTCATTTCTCTCAATAGCACTCCAATAAATTTAACCAAGACATCTTTAATGGCATCACCATTTTCGGCAAGTACCCTTGGACTTCCACTGATGTCTTTGGTGGCCGGGTCTCATGGCAACCTTGGAAGACTGTCAACATCAAAAGGGAAAGCAGCAGGTTGTAGGAAACGGGATGGGACAGTCAAGAATCTTCCTTCAGACAAAGAGTTACAGGAGAGGGTTGAGGCTCGACTAAGGCCAACAACAGAAAGCCTCTCAATGCTCCCAGGAGCTGTGATAGACTTGTCAAGCGGCATTAACACCATTCCTGCTGCTGACTCTCTGCCTCCTGGCTGGGTGGTCATTCCTCCAGGGTCAGTATTGCTCAAACCAGCTGTTGTAAACTGA
- the LOC140464536 gene encoding zinc finger protein GLIS2-like isoform X1 yields MIGGGRQLRRRAVTVRMHSLDEPLDLKLSISKLRMMRGKKQKVYETTEESSARRELKMTSDRTAIITPASPQSIQSGLSISSKDQEKLDLHFSPARRSDSIVDLSLSPGSGLDSPPGSAALPEELQNGDDVSPSVSTEPQPIRFLEGSQGSQTLQFFLPLGSTSPVHLPSPLLVTPPKEMHNLLELPMEQLACRWHKCNQLFESLQDLVDHVNDFHVKPEKETGYCCHWEGCARRGKGFNARYKMLIHIRTHTNEKPHRCPTCNKSFSRLENLKIHNRSHTGEKPYICPYEGCNKRYSNSSDRFKHTRTHYVDKPYYCKMPGCHKRYTDPSSLRKHIKAHGHFVSPEQQGMLKIRPSTKNPVPSEMPYLNGTQIIIPNPAAIFGNHPLQALGTSLPIPIHPTPLDLSPLTCSTVGSAAITAIPSSVISLNSTPINLTKTSLMASPFSASTLGLPLMSLVAGSHGNLGRLSTSKGKAAGCRKRDGTVKNLPSDKELQERVEARLRPTTESLSMLPGAVIDLSSGINTIPAADSLPPGWVVIPPGSVLLKPAVVN; encoded by the exons AGCTGTTACTGTGAGGATGCATTCTCTGGATGAGCCCTTGGATCTGAAGCTCAGCATTTCCAAGCTTCGGATGAtgaggggcaagaaacagaaagtCTATGAGACGACCGAGGAGAGCAGTGCCCGAAGAGAATTGAAGATGACATCTGACAGGACAGCCATCATCACACCAGCATCTCCTCAATCCATCCAGTCTG GTCTGTCAATCAgttccaaggatcaggagaagtTGGACTTGCATTTCTCTCCTGCCCGGAGGTCAGACTCCATTGTGGATCTCAGCTTGTCCCCAGGTTCTGGCCTTGATTCTCCCCCTGGATCAGCTGCACTGCCTGAGGAGCTGCAGAATGGTGACGATGTGTCACCCAGTGTCAGTACT GAACCACAGCCAATCCGCTTTCTGGAAGGAAGTCAGGGTTCACAGACATTGCAGTTTTTCCTGCCTTTGGGTTCCACCAGCCCAGTGCACCTCCCATCCCCTTTACTGGTGACACCTCCGAAAGAAATGCACAACTTGCTGGAGCTCCCTATGGAACAGCTAGCATGCAGGTGGCACAAG TGTAACCAGCTCTTTGAATCACTCCAGGATCTGGTGGACCATGTGAATGACTTTCATGTAAAACCAGAGAAGGAGACCGGTTACTGTTGCCACTGGGAAGGCTGTGCTCGGAGAGGAAAGGGATTTAATGCCAG GTACAAGATGTTGATTCACATCCGAACTCACACCAATGAGAAGCCCCATCGCTGCCCGACCTGTAACAAGAGCTTCTCTCGCCTGGAGAACCTCAAAATACATAACCGATCGCACACAG gTGAGAAGCCCTACATCTGTCCTTATGAAGGCTGCAATAAACGATACTCCAACTCCAGTGACCGATTCAAACACACCCGGACACATTACGTGGACAAACCATATTACTGCAAAATGCCTGGCTGCCATAAGAGGTAcacagatcccagctccctccgcAAGCATATCAAAGCTCACGGCCACTTTGTGTCCCCAGAACAACAAGGAATGCTGAAAATTCGACCGTCAACCAAGAATCCAGTACCATCAGAAATGCCTTACTTAAACGGGACACAGATTATAATTCCCAATCCAGCTGCCATCTTTGGAAATCATCCCCTCCAGGCATTGGGAACCTCACTGCCTATTCCAATACACCCTACACCTCTGGACCTCAGCCCGTTGACGTGCAGCACTGTTGGATCTGCTGCAATCACAGCCATTCCTAGCTCTGTCATTTCTCTCAATAGCACTCCAATAAATTTAACCAAGACATCTTTAATGGCATCACCATTTTCGGCAAGTACCCTTGGACTTCCACTGATGTCTTTGGTGGCCGGGTCTCATGGCAACCTTGGAAGACTGTCAACATCAAAAGGGAAAGCAGCAGGTTGTAGGAAACGGGATGGGACAGTCAAGAATCTTCCTTCAGACAAAGAGTTACAGGAGAGGGTTGAGGCTCGACTAAGGCCAACAACAGAAAGCCTCTCAATGCTCCCAGGAGCTGTGATAGACTTGTCAAGCGGCATTAACACCATTCCTGCTGCTGACTCTCTGCCTCCTGGCTGGGTGGTCATTCCTCCAGGGTCAGTATTGCTCAAACCAGCTGTTGTAAACTGA
- the LOC140464536 gene encoding zinc finger protein GLIS2-like isoform X3 yields the protein MHSLDEPLDLKLSISKLRMMRGKKQKVYETTEESSARRELKMTSDRTAIITPASPQSIQSGLSISSKDQEKLDLHFSPARRSDSIVDLSLSPGSGLDSPPGSAALPEELQNGDDVSPSVSTEPQPIRFLEGSQGSQTLQFFLPLGSTSPVHLPSPLLVTPPKEMHNLLELPMEQLACRWHKCNQLFESLQDLVDHVNDFHVKPEKETGYCCHWEGCARRGKGFNARYKMLIHIRTHTNEKPHRCPTCNKSFSRLENLKIHNRSHTGEKPYICPYEGCNKRYSNSSDRFKHTRTHYVDKPYYCKMPGCHKRYTDPSSLRKHIKAHGHFVSPEQQGMLKIRPSTKNPVPSEMPYLNGTQIIIPNPAAIFGNHPLQALGTSLPIPIHPTPLDLSPLTCSTVGSAAITAIPSSVISLNSTPINLTKTSLMASPFSASTLGLPLMSLVAGSHGNLGRLSTSKGKAAGCRKRDGTVKNLPSDKELQERVEARLRPTTESLSMLPGAVIDLSSGINTIPAADSLPPGWVVIPPGSVLLKPAVVN from the exons ATGCATTCTCTGGATGAGCCCTTGGATCTGAAGCTCAGCATTTCCAAGCTTCGGATGAtgaggggcaagaaacagaaagtCTATGAGACGACCGAGGAGAGCAGTGCCCGAAGAGAATTGAAGATGACATCTGACAGGACAGCCATCATCACACCAGCATCTCCTCAATCCATCCAGTCTG GTCTGTCAATCAgttccaaggatcaggagaagtTGGACTTGCATTTCTCTCCTGCCCGGAGGTCAGACTCCATTGTGGATCTCAGCTTGTCCCCAGGTTCTGGCCTTGATTCTCCCCCTGGATCAGCTGCACTGCCTGAGGAGCTGCAGAATGGTGACGATGTGTCACCCAGTGTCAGTACT GAACCACAGCCAATCCGCTTTCTGGAAGGAAGTCAGGGTTCACAGACATTGCAGTTTTTCCTGCCTTTGGGTTCCACCAGCCCAGTGCACCTCCCATCCCCTTTACTGGTGACACCTCCGAAAGAAATGCACAACTTGCTGGAGCTCCCTATGGAACAGCTAGCATGCAGGTGGCACAAG TGTAACCAGCTCTTTGAATCACTCCAGGATCTGGTGGACCATGTGAATGACTTTCATGTAAAACCAGAGAAGGAGACCGGTTACTGTTGCCACTGGGAAGGCTGTGCTCGGAGAGGAAAGGGATTTAATGCCAG GTACAAGATGTTGATTCACATCCGAACTCACACCAATGAGAAGCCCCATCGCTGCCCGACCTGTAACAAGAGCTTCTCTCGCCTGGAGAACCTCAAAATACATAACCGATCGCACACAG gTGAGAAGCCCTACATCTGTCCTTATGAAGGCTGCAATAAACGATACTCCAACTCCAGTGACCGATTCAAACACACCCGGACACATTACGTGGACAAACCATATTACTGCAAAATGCCTGGCTGCCATAAGAGGTAcacagatcccagctccctccgcAAGCATATCAAAGCTCACGGCCACTTTGTGTCCCCAGAACAACAAGGAATGCTGAAAATTCGACCGTCAACCAAGAATCCAGTACCATCAGAAATGCCTTACTTAAACGGGACACAGATTATAATTCCCAATCCAGCTGCCATCTTTGGAAATCATCCCCTCCAGGCATTGGGAACCTCACTGCCTATTCCAATACACCCTACACCTCTGGACCTCAGCCCGTTGACGTGCAGCACTGTTGGATCTGCTGCAATCACAGCCATTCCTAGCTCTGTCATTTCTCTCAATAGCACTCCAATAAATTTAACCAAGACATCTTTAATGGCATCACCATTTTCGGCAAGTACCCTTGGACTTCCACTGATGTCTTTGGTGGCCGGGTCTCATGGCAACCTTGGAAGACTGTCAACATCAAAAGGGAAAGCAGCAGGTTGTAGGAAACGGGATGGGACAGTCAAGAATCTTCCTTCAGACAAAGAGTTACAGGAGAGGGTTGAGGCTCGACTAAGGCCAACAACAGAAAGCCTCTCAATGCTCCCAGGAGCTGTGATAGACTTGTCAAGCGGCATTAACACCATTCCTGCTGCTGACTCTCTGCCTCCTGGCTGGGTGGTCATTCCTCCAGGGTCAGTATTGCTCAAACCAGCTGTTGTAAACTGA